The following is a genomic window from Bombina bombina isolate aBomBom1 chromosome 3, aBomBom1.pri, whole genome shotgun sequence.
ATTAATAAAGATGTGTACCTGCTGTTCAACTGTCAGCTCCTAGAGGTCCTCTAGTAGAGGACCTGATGATaaaaaaaactcaccagcatggagaaaaatcacacaaaatctttggagggcttttttttagcattatattgcaatgtataaaAAAGCCTGCATAGCtactagataaacagctctcaagctaaaatttgtcaTTATAAAAATATTTGAGGTTCCCTGCCATACTAAAGAAGAAGCGCAGACTCTAGGATCTGCCACGCTAAGCCTTCTTTTTCAGTGATTGTCATCCATTATTGGCAGTTCCAAGTGCAGTTGTAGGGAAAAAGGAGATCAAATATCAGCAGTGTTTGACACAGAAAAACAGAATGAAAACAACATCTGTCAAACAAAAAAGGAAATAGTGGAATTGACACCTTTTATTAAAGGTACATATATCACACTTGGAATATACTTGGAGTATAAAAATTGACCTCTTTGGGTGTCTCCACCAGACAAATGctaaaaagggatagtaaacaccaaaaatgttattgttaaaaaagatagataatccctttatttaccattcctcagaTCTGCAttgccaacactgttatagaaatatactttttacctctgtaattaccttgtatctaagcttctgcagactgcctccttatctcagagcgtttgacttgcatttcaggcatttagtactgactcttaaataactgcatgtgcatgaacacaatgttatctatatgaaatagatgaactaacgccctctagctatgaaaaactgtcaaatgcaatcaCATAAAAGGCggccttagaaattagtatatgagcctacttagatttggctttcaactaagaatatcaagaaacaaagcaaattttatgataaaagtaaattagaaagttgtttaaaattacaagccctatctgaatcatgaaagtttaaagggacattccacccacattttttcttttatgatttagaaagagaatgcaattttaaacatctttctaatttacttatattatctaatttgttttattctcttgatattctttgatgaaaagcatatctagatatgctcactagctgctgattggttgctgcacatagaagcctcgtgtgattggctcaccaagtgcattgctttttcttcaactaaggatatttaaaaaatgaagcaaaataaataatggaagtaaattgtaatgttgtttaaatttctattatctatctgaatcattaaagaaagaatttgggtttagtggccctttaagttggactttactatccctttaataattttaagtCAGATTTGCACCAGGTTCTAGCAGTTGTGCATTAAATTCACTGACATTAAGATGGAAGGTGACATGCATTGCCAAATGAGATGATTTAGCTGATTTTGCACCTGTATGGAAATACTTGAACCTTAAATAAATCTAAGAAATGTAAACTATTATCTTGAGAGTAATGGGCCATGACTGAAAGTTGCATCCTGCTGGCTTACTCAAAATTTATATTGTTGTAAATATTCCTAACCTTTGGCTAAGGGAGCAACAGATTACACTATTAAGTTAACTCAATATGGAGGGAAGAAGAACACAGTGTAATGAAATAGAATCAGTGAATTGAGTTCCAGTACATTGAAAATGATCAGCATAGTTACAGATTATTTGCTAAACATGGGTGTCAATAAAAAGTCCAGCTCAGAAGTCTTGTAGAAGGCCCTAACAACCAGAGCAATGTTCCTTCCATCCCCACCTTATCAGCTCGAGATATAATAGGGACACCAGTCTATGATGAGCAAAATTTACCACGAGTCCCCAAGTATTTATGTTATTTTTAGTATGCCTAGTGGATTTTGAGTAACCCAATATTGTTTACTTGTATGTAACATTGTCTTGTTACTGAAACGCTCATTTAAACCCTGTATTGTGATTTTGttatctttaataaaatatttaaaactcaaaaaaaaaaaagttcagctcAGTCACACGATGAACAGATAAACAGAAtttaaggaaaacataatttatgtaagaacttacctgataaatgtatttatttcatattggcaagagtccatgagttagtgacgtatggtatataccaggggtcagcaaccttcggctcccagatgttttggaactacatttcccacgatgctgagacactctttaggctatctgagcatcatgggaaatgtagttacaaaacatctgggagccgaaggttgctgacccctggtatatacaatcctaccaggaggggcaaagtttcccaaacctcaaaatgcctataaatacacccctcaccacacccacaattcagtttaatgaatagtcaagtagtggggtgataaagaaaggagtaaaaagtatcaaaaaatacatttggaaataattgtgctttatacaaaaaatcataaccaccataaaaagggtgggtctcatggactcttaccaatatgaaagaaattaatttatcaggtaagttcttacataaattatgttttctttcatgttattgtcaagagtccatgagcttgtgatgtatgggatagtaatacccaagatgtggaactccacagaagagtcactagagagggagggataaaataataacagccattttccgctgaaaaaaaataatctacaacccaaaatataagtttattctcataaattaaaagaaaaaacttaaacataagcagaggaatcaaactgaaacagctgcctgaaaaacatttctaccaaaaactgcttccgaagaagcaaatacatcaaaacggtacaattttgtaaatgtatgcaaagaagaccaagttgctgctttgcaaatctgatcaactgaagcttcattcttaaaagcccacaaagtggagactgatctagtagaatgagctgtaattctctgaggtggggaaatgcaaaggaaatggcagaagccttctgacctttcctagaaccagaaaagaaaacaaatagactagaagtcttcctgaaatctttagtagcttcaacataatatttcaaagctcttacaacatccaaagaatgtaaggatctctccaaagaattcttaggattaggacacaaagaaggatcaacaatttctctattaatgttgttagaattggcaaattgatcctccaaccatgtctttgaagaaaaaacactagttgatttgtgtgagattctgcagaatgtaaagactgagctagtactaagatatcgtccaaataaggaaacactgcaataccctgttctctgattacagttcCCAAATgatagacagcacacacctgatgctcgtggtagagggccactgcgaACACCTCTCTGTAGACTGTAAAAAaacaatttccacagcaccaataaatcaggaaaaaagtttaacaaacttgtcttttattaatccatttcagcttatacaaagcactggcacacagcagcacaaatttattggtgctgtggaaattggTTTTTTacagttctctgattacagagagtagggcaccgaaaacatttgaaaagattcttggagctgtcgctaggccaaatggaagagcgacaaattggtaatgcttgtctagaaaagagaatctcagaaactgaaagtggtctggatgaatcggaatatgaagatatgcatcctgtaagtctatcgtggacctataatgcccttgctgaacaaaaggaagaatagtccttatagtcaccatttcgaaagttggcactcttacaaaacgattcaaaattttcagatccagaactggcctgaatgaattttctttctttgggatttgaataaaaccccagaccctgttcctgaaatggaactggtatgattacccctgaaagctccaggtctgaaacacacttcagaaaagcctgagcctttactggatttgctgggatgcgtgagagaaaaaatcttctcacaggaggtcttactctgaatcctattcggtacccttgagagacaatactctgaatccattgattttggacagaatctgcccaaatgtcttggaagaatcttaatctgccccctaccagctggactggaatgagggccgcaccttcatgcagacttgggggctggctttggtttcttaaatggtttgtatttactccaacttgaagaaggtttccaattggaaccagattctttgggggaaggattaagtttctgttccttattttgtcgaaaggaacgaaaacggatagaagctttagatttactcttaggtcttttatcctgaggcaaaaaaactcccttcccccagagacagttgaaataatccaatccaactaagaaccaaatacatttttaccttggaaagaaagagatagtaatctagacgtagataccatgtcagcattccaatatttgagccacaaagctcttctaaaatagctaaacatcaacatagatttaacatcaattttgatgatataaaaaatggcatcacagataaaatgattagcatgttgaagcaagtgaacaattctagacaaatcaggatccatttccttttgtgctaaactttccaaccaaaaagttgatgcagctgcaacatcagccatagaaatggcaggcctgagaagatagacagaatataaataagctttccttagataagattcaagtttcctatctaaatggtccttaaaggaagtactatcttccataggaatagtagtacatttggcaagaatagaaatagccccatcaactttggtgatcttttcccaaaacaccaaactaactgctggcaaaggatacaattttttaaaacttgaagaagggataaaagaagtaccagacctattccattccttagaaataatatcagaaatagcatcaggaactggaaaaatctctggagtaaccacaggaggtttataaacagaatttaaacgtttactagttttagtatcaagaggactagtttcctcaatatccaatgtaatcaacacctcttttaacaaggaacgaatatactccattttaaataaataagtagatttgtcagtgtcaatatctgaggaaggatcttctgaatcagatagatcctcatcagaggaggataattcagaatgttgtcggtcatttgaaatttcatcaactttatgagaagttttaaaagaccttttacatttaatagaaggtgggatagcagacaaagccttctgaatcacatcagcaataaaatcttttatattcacggggatataatgtacattagaggttgaaggaacaacaggcattgtactagtactgatggatacattctctgcatgtaaaagtttatcatgacaactgttacatactgctgctggagatataatctcaactaatttacaacagatacacttatctttggtaaaactgttatcaggcagcaggaatccaacaggggtttctgagaaaggatcagattgagacatcttgcaaatgtaagagaaaaaacaacatataaagcaaaaatatcaatttccttatatggcagtttcaggaatgggaaaaaattcaaacagcatagccctctgaaatagaaaaaggcaagaggcatataggaattggGCTTTAAATAATGGAATTATTTGGCActaagtatgacacacaacgcaaaatgatttttttttggcgctaacaacatccggaaatgacacacttgtgtcattgtagatgcaaccttgtgcaaggaactcggcgtcaactaagacgccggaaatgacgaatttgcatcaccagACGTACCCTCATGCCAAAAAGATTTAATCCTATAGTCATATGGATTTAAAACCTgatacaacattatatatatatatatatatatatatatatatatatatatatatatatatatatatatatatatatatatatatatatatatatatatatatatatgtttgtatgttggATATAaccttacaggtttttttttaataatatatagtaTTTTTAACTTTGtagatatttgtatacatattttgtGTTTAAATTAACATGGCACCTTAAAGGGATCCTAAgcccaattattttttctttctttcatgattcaaatagagcatgcaattttaagcaacgttctaatttactcttattaaaaattgttcttcattctcttgatatcttcatttaaaaagcagtgATGAAAAGCATattaggttcagcactatggatagcgcttgcttatttatggctacatttagacaccaatgagcaagcgtaacccaggtactGAAACAAAAACATGCCAGATCCTaagctttacgttcctgctttttaaataaagaaaatgaagaaaaattgataataggagtaaattagaaagttgcttaaaattgcattctctatctgaatcatgaaagaaaaatttgtatttagtgtcccttaaagtgcTGAAGAGCCAGGTTCTGCAAACATTTCAATCCATTACGCTTTGCCAtccaaataaaaacttaaattcaACTTTAGATTGTTTATGATTACTGTTAACCTTGAGATATTCCTTAGGCTTTGGCAGTAGAAAAAATGATTTGCTATCTCAATAGGCTTGtacaatatttaattttattgtttattaaaacaaaatgtgcTTTACCATCAAAAATATTTCAACCAACATTTCCTCAAGCTCAGAAAGCATATTTTAGTTATTATTGTGCAAATGTGTATAAACGTGACCTAGAATATTTTTAACTGTTCACATTTTAGTAAGCAATGGATAGGAAAGTTCTTAAAAGGATTGGCCAAGCCTTTTTCCTTACAGAGTATTTATTTAGAGCTAGATGTTAAAATCCCCTTGCTATTTTTAGTGACAGCTATGTGTAAGCTATTAAATAATAATGGCTCCTGGTTGCTGGTTTCATAAAGCAAGTGAATGGGAGAAATTGCTTAAACTATCTCTTGAAATGTAGGTTTGTGACTGATAAAACCACAAAAGATGTGGTCAGTAGATAATAACTGTGAGCATTGTTATGTAATTAAACAAGATGTgtaatatgcagattttttttaaagataaacattTGTAAGTAATATATTTGTCtgcaattatgaaataaattaacaGGTGACTCTGAACATTTTAACAAAATATCCATTAATTTGTGATTCCTTATACTTTCATATCTGCCTagtgaagccaattagggacagatatccaGTAGAATTAGGCTTATGAAATCTGCAatatgcacttccaattctcagaactggagAACCCAGAATTGTCAGACTTATATTACAGGAAAAGAGatgcaaaacaaaataatgaatgtatacagTACTTCAAACATTTTCTTTggcatataattaaagggatagtctagtcaaaattaaactttgatgattcagatagaacattctaatttactcctattatcaatgtttcttcattctctttgtatctttatttgaaaaagcaaaaatgtaagcataggagcaagcccatttttggtttagacctgggtagcgcttgctaattggtggctacatttagacatgcatgctctatctgaatcatgaaagtttacttttgactatcCCTTCGACAATTTCGCATGACAATTTCAAAGTGTTACTGTTtaaaaatagctcctttacctctaTATAGTAAAATAATTTCCGCTGTCTGTTATATTCTTACCTATACTGAAACTGTCAGGACTTAAGACCTGTTTAAAGAAAAGCTAAGCAAACAAGATTTtgaagaataaattacactcccagtgggggatgGGACATATAGAGATATTAAAACGtacattttacattgttctctctaagtacttctctcactgtgtatacagtaagagataagataaggaggaagCTGTAaatctgtaaatataaatagacaTAAGCTAATGAGATCTCCTCTTCTAAGAAGCTCATCCTATTTAATTGGGTTGTGGTTTGTTAGCAGAAACTGCTATTTGATATACACGGATATATATAAAGGATCAACATCCCAAACATTTTAAACTCTgccactggtataacaagtcattttaaacaaattaaggggaaaacaatgttacagtacactgtcccttattTAATTAATTACAAAACAATCAGTCACATCCATGCCCCATTAATTGAACTGATATTCCATCAGATTCACTGCcttcacattttaaagttcatCCCATTACATTTATCATAATGCTCTCTATATAATTGTTTTTTAGTCTTCTGTCTTTAAGAGCCACAAAGAGCTAATGATGTAGGGATCTCTCTGTGAGATCACCAATATTCAAAGtggctgaatctgattggctcagGGAGAATCAATCTAAAATCCTGCCATGTATAAGGAATGTAGAGTAACCTTAGACACTTCTTCTCTAGAATATTGGTGCATACATTGTTACatgaacactaaaataaaaaatctcatcCACCAACATCATCATTTACTGCTATTCTAATGTTTGGCTTTACTACCAGTCCATTAGAAGAGCTGTACAACGTGGTTGGCTATGGTTTTCAGATCCACACCCATCTCTGTCCTTCATCAAAATGGTTTCtagacttttttttctttgtgaagtcTCACTACCAGTATACTAATCAGAAAATTAGGTTTTATATAATTGTTGGATTTATCTAATCCAGTAGCCTTGACTACTAGAGAATCAATTTTGGCTTGTTTGGAACTACATAGCTTGGCAGCTTGCATAGCTTTTTTATCATTTACGTTTTAACAAATGCTCAGTTTATATTCTAACAAACATGATTAtttgacattttaattttaaaaaaatatatatatagtaaatacttaaatgtttatttaatattgcaAGCAATTGCTTGgctatgtaaaaatgtaataaaatgtcaCAAAATTATACGAAGTTGCTAATTAAACTgcaattgttatttttattgtgaCAAAGTTTgctttatttattagttatatgcataggcaaaaaaatatatatatttagaaaaaatattgAGCAATAAAATAATTGTTCTTTTTCTATTCACTCATGGTTTGCTCAGaattaatttttaaagaaaaaaatggactCACTATTTCTTATGTGAAACATCTTCAGAGCAGTAGAACAGCAGCTTGAATGcggcttaataaataaagttaaataagtaGATACTTCTACTGCTATAAGCCAGcagcacaaaacatttttttttcaaaatatatatttttttaacatgggATTGGCTTATTGCCTTACACACAATTTAATCAGCTGACAAGGACATTGCTGGATCATTGTTGAATAGTGAACATTTGAACTTTTGAAGTCTTTCCCTCTTGCAAAACAGTCTTTACACTCTTTAGAGTAAAGAATTCAACTTCATGAAGAAATCAAGGAAAATGTGTTGCATGCATTGAGTTGTTCATTGACTCATTCAATGGACTGCTTGTTTCTCTTATTTGTGAGAAATGTAGATAAAACAGCGAAAAATCATTCATTGTAGCGTTCACCCTAAGGGGAATGTACTTGTTTTTTTATCACATGGTATATCAAatccatttgtaaaaaaaaaacatgatttccaGTATTGAatatctatattattttttttaaatccaattgAGGCTCTTCTAATGGATTGTAATGTCATAGTAAAGGGATCCATGGAATACCCTAATCAGTTTGAAGTTTTCAAATGGTAAATTTTCATTGATTGAAATGGGATAATGTTCATGATAATTGTATGAAGCATTTTATGATGCCAAAAAGGAGGATAACTAATCTACAGTTGGCTAAAACTTGCTTTTATGTATGCTCTATGAAACAAAATATCATATAATGCACTATGCATCTAATTTGCATTATGAACCAGGGTATGCAGTAAAAGAGAATTGTATTACATTGCACCAGTCATGCTAACTTCCTAAGTAAAATATCTCCCTCTTAGTGTACAATTGTAACTATATGCACAACACAGATAATTCTCTGAAAATATTGGTAGATATTTTCCAGTAGCTAAACTGCTTATATTGGTATAGCCATTTTTATTTTTGTCCTAAACTAGAAATATACAAAATCTAACAAATTATGTTAACTATATTAACTTACAAAATCATAAAACTGACTCATATTATTTGGCATAATTGATGCATGGACAGTATGCATGGATATACAGCTAAAACCCATAGTAGTGATTAAATATACTCATGAAAATCAATAATTCAAatcaaacatcaaattaaaaaaacaaaacgataAACTTACATAGTATTTCTGTATTTTGCTTACATCTTTATGATACACAtctggtaatatatatttattagaaatatgatatTGCTGTATAGTACAtatttttaaagcaataacaaAATAATCATGATGCATATCTGTTACATTCCAAATTATATGTTGCACTATTTGCTATTACAGTTGTATAATTGTTCATCTTTCCAAGGCACCTTTTCCAGGCTTCTTTGAATAGATAATTGTAACATATTATATATGCTTTTTCATAACTACTGAAATACAGCATAACACAACTATTGCACTTGAATGCTAAAACAGGACAACTAAAAGGGTAGACATTCAAAAGGGCACTGCCTCTATTAAGAAAGCAATTTATCTTTCCCTGTATAATCCCAAGAAGATATTTGACATGAATTTCTCAGGGTCAGTGAAATGTATTCTCTTAGTTAAAAATTATACTGTGTTTGACACTAGCAGGTAAtgctccatattttttttttttatcatttttaaactAAAGCAACTGTGGACAATACAATTTAAATTTGTCaggaaatatttataatagtaatGCAGGTAACATCACAGTACCACACAGCAGTCTCTGAACAAGACGTGATCAAAATATCAATTGCCAATCCCATAACCCTTGCTTAAGAAGCATTCTGAAACTATTGGTATACAGCAATCAATTAATATAGATCTAACACAACGCCTTGCAAGATTTGTTACCAAGCTACAGTTTTTATGTAGTAAGGTATTAGCATAATCTTTGTGAGGTTTCTGATCTTTTAAACCCACCCCCTCCCTATTTGACTTTCTATAACTGATTACATTTTAGACACATAACCCTAGGGAACTGATGAGTTGAGGTATATCAATTTGAACAGTATTTACCGTTTGGCAAATGTATAGCATGCATTTACATCTGCAGTATTGATAAGATAATTGTATAGTAACACAAGAAAAGGTAATAGAGTTAAGGATAGGATTACTATATTGGTAACatgaaaatgacaaaaaaaatatgctatttaagaaaaaaaaaattaaattgcagtTCACATGTGCAATATTcaagagattttttttaataaatgccaTTCTCTTATTTAggcattctttattttattttaatttgttttttattcaatGCCACTTCCATATCCATTCACACTTTACTGGTTTTTCCACTTTGAAACTGATCAGTACTTAAATTAGACTCTAATTTGAAATGATCACACTATTCACTCAAATACATTCATACAGTAAATATGCTCCATTAGTTAATTGTGTTACTTTTAAATCAGTTCAATGAAAGAGATCCTGGCTTGGCCAGTTCAGTTAgagtgtaaaaaatgtgaaaatcTTAACATCAGattaatatataaaatttattcCTATAACAATAGAAGCTAAATCCTATATACTTAAATCATGTCTCTGTGAAACATTGTTCATCATTAAAAGCAGaacttatatttatatttgataGTGCATAGTACATAGCTATGTTTTGCCTCAGAATCCATAGGAGGTAAATAAGGGCACATGTTCCTTAAATCTAAATGAAACATTTGGATTAGTAACTGCATAACTGCACTTCAGGACAGCACACCACCCAAAATGTTTACAAAAGCTTGTATATTAACAGTTCATATATTGGAAAAAAAGCAAGCACTGCATCTTAAAATAAACAGCAATAAACGGACACAGCTTGTTTTGAGCAGTTTACAGACTGTGCGGTTGGGCTTCAGCACTGTACAGAGTGGACAGCTCCTTACAACATCCAGGAGGTAACTGCAGAGAAAAAAAGCAAGGTGCATCGCTTAGGTACAGCAACTTAGCTCCACAAGGCAAATGGACTCtattagaaagaagaaaaaaagatataCTGTATTTTTGAAATGCAATACTATGTTATTTGCTTCCTATTTGCTTCTTTCAAACAGTTTGAACAGAAAGATTTAAAAACCATCTTCTCTCCACAAAGGTAACCTTAACCCCTGATGTTTATAGTCTTATTGTTGCAGTAGCACAGGATCCCACTATGCATCTCCAGTGTTCCTATTACaagatatgtgtgtttgttttttatttggtgGATTATCTTTGCAGTTTCATATACATCAGAAGAAATGCAGTTatcctgtatatctatatacagcaGATGAGATTCCACAGGCAGGTGACATAATATTTGGCAGCATTGTGCGGATTCGTCGAGAAAACATATTTAATGGTAACGCAATATGATTTTGTCATGCGCTTGAATGGATccttactattatttatttttttccgagACAGTGTCACCAAATATGTACAATACAGTGCCTTGTTTGGGTCACCTGAAATCATGACAAGACCATAGAATGCACCAGTTCCCCTGTAGCCCTGTCCAAAGGGGAATCTGCCTGTAGTGATTCCTCACTAATCCTGGTATCCAGATTTAGAGTGATTTGTTCTTTCCTTTGTATGGTAGGAGAGGTGCAGCAGGCACTGTCTTGAGCCCCACTCGCCTGATTCATCTCCCTTCCATATAAACTACCTCTTTCTGCTTTAGGACTGCAGTGGTCTTTCTCATATTCCTCCTGGGCTTTTTCTATTTTACGTTTCTTCATCTTGCTCTTGTGCATATGGAAAGTACTAAGTGAGAGGACAACTAAACAAAAGATGACAGTGGCCAGGACTATTAAAACCATAGTAGAAGAAAAAGACTGAAACAAAGGTTCCACTTCAGTAAAACAGCTGGTGCTATTGGATGTCGAGGTCCTGTTTAATATGCAAGGTGGCAATAAAAGCCTCAAATGCTTAGAAATCTCGGTACTCATTTAGAAGGCTGGTAAAGCAAAGGTCTGAACCCCTTTATCTCCTTATGAAGATATCTGCGATGAGACCACTAAATATGAA
Proteins encoded in this region:
- the C3H11orf87 gene encoding uncharacterized protein C11orf87 homolog is translated as MSTEISKHLRLLLPPCILNRTSTSNSTSCFTEVEPLFQSFSSTMVLIVLATVIFCLVVLSLSTFHMHKSKMKKRKIEKAQEEYEKDHCSPKAERGSLYGREMNQASGAQDSACCTSPTIQRKEQITLNLDTRISEESLQADSPLDRATGELVHSMVLS